Proteins from a single region of Penaeus monodon isolate SGIC_2016 chromosome 12, NSTDA_Pmon_1, whole genome shotgun sequence:
- the LOC119579648 gene encoding uncharacterized protein LOC119579648 translates to MGPVEYRAVIRFLYMNGRTLQEIFDEMKETYGEDTPSHDVVKHCHRHFSCVRRSVEMAPIPGRPQCATDEDTIHQGETAILEDRRIIVRQLPRLVLDMCQENQKDFFDRLIAQNGIRVHHYDPELRPRQTNGSA, encoded by the exons ATGggaccagtggagtatcgagcagtgatcaggtttttatacatGAATGGCCGCACACTACAAGAGatcttcgatgaaatgaaagaaacTTATGGGGAGGATACCCCATCACATGATGTTGTTAAACATTGTCATCGCCACTTCAGCTGTgttcggagatctgtggaaatggctcctatcccagggcgaccccagtgTGCCACTGATGAGGACACTATCCATCAAGGAGAGACTGCCATTTTAGAAGATCGGCGTATTATTGTTCGTCAGCTgccaagattagtgttgg acatgtgccaagaaaaccagaaggacttttttgacagactaatcgCGCAGAATGGAATTAgagtccatcactatgatccagaactAAGACCCAGACAAACCAATGGAAGCGCTTAG